The following proteins are co-located in the Paenibacillus sp. FSL H8-0079 genome:
- a CDS encoding CotH kinase family protein: MNILLRKVAVTALSVTMVTSSFGLIASPNAAYAAESTATTTSAGVTQAYESLFQTDNVIDVNVTIDDADWKSMLESPLDKDYKSVSVEVDGNKLDNVGFSTKGNLTLKAVASMEDSDRYSFRLKFDKYDKTQTLLGLDKMVLNNNYADPSYMREVLHYEALRSIGMDAPMTNYVNLYVNGELVGFYTGVEAVDDSYLERNYGEDYEEGVLYDTDEKSYLQYEEGSDYSTITKDLGTDKDKAKLKTFIQTLNEMPEGEKGDIESVLDVDSALQYIAGNMVFGNYDSYNGDKGHNYMLYSDANGKFTVVPWDFNMSFNGYSGGGGRGTTTGSTTINTNATNVSVDEPVLGISMENVPMINNLLAVPEYKGKYLSYVNELTDYMEGIQDRITGLANEIRPYVEADPTKFYTTEQFESNIAYSTNADVAGGMGGTPPEGFEGMTPPEGMEGMTPPEGFEGMTPPDGTTPPTQPGAATGNGTTDSTTGTDSTQTRPGGNFGGGGGGGMGSMAAGSLTTFALNRLANLQEQLGREVTPLPETSEETGSNTSSGATDTTITVTLDGRSITFPDQDPLQQSGRVMVPVNAILEALGAEVTWDKTAKTVTAILNNQTLVLKIGSSTATVNGEKLEIDSPAIIQNSRTLVPVRFISEGLGLTVDWDQTAAQVSLTSK; this comes from the coding sequence TTGAATATTTTATTACGAAAAGTTGCAGTTACGGCATTGTCCGTGACCATGGTAACGTCATCTTTTGGCCTGATTGCAAGTCCGAATGCGGCATATGCCGCAGAGAGTACAGCGACAACCACGAGTGCAGGCGTGACGCAAGCTTATGAATCGTTGTTCCAGACGGATAACGTCATTGATGTGAATGTAACCATTGATGATGCAGACTGGAAGAGCATGCTCGAAAGCCCGCTGGATAAGGATTATAAGAGTGTTAGTGTGGAAGTGGACGGCAACAAGCTGGACAACGTCGGTTTCTCCACCAAGGGGAACCTGACTCTTAAAGCTGTAGCTTCAATGGAGGATTCGGACCGTTACAGCTTCAGACTGAAATTCGATAAGTACGACAAAACGCAAACGCTACTTGGACTGGACAAAATGGTACTGAACAACAACTACGCCGATCCATCCTACATGCGTGAAGTTCTTCACTACGAAGCACTTCGCAGCATTGGCATGGATGCACCGATGACGAACTACGTTAATCTGTATGTTAATGGCGAGCTGGTTGGTTTCTATACTGGGGTTGAAGCCGTGGATGACAGCTACCTGGAGCGCAACTACGGTGAGGACTACGAAGAAGGCGTTCTCTATGATACGGATGAGAAGAGCTATCTTCAATATGAAGAGGGCAGCGACTACAGTACAATCACCAAAGACTTGGGTACGGATAAGGACAAAGCCAAGCTAAAAACCTTCATCCAAACGCTGAATGAGATGCCAGAAGGTGAAAAAGGCGATATCGAGAGCGTACTGGATGTGGATTCGGCGCTACAGTATATTGCAGGCAACATGGTTTTCGGCAACTATGACAGCTATAACGGCGACAAAGGGCACAACTACATGCTCTACAGTGATGCTAATGGTAAGTTCACGGTTGTTCCTTGGGACTTCAACATGTCCTTCAACGGATATTCGGGTGGAGGCGGACGTGGCACAACGACCGGATCAACCACGATCAACACCAACGCAACGAACGTATCTGTAGATGAGCCTGTACTAGGCATTAGCATGGAAAATGTACCGATGATTAACAACCTGCTTGCTGTGCCGGAGTATAAGGGAAAATATTTGAGCTACGTCAATGAATTGACGGACTATATGGAAGGTATTCAGGATCGTATCACTGGTCTTGCCAATGAGATTCGTCCTTATGTGGAAGCAGATCCCACGAAGTTTTATACGACAGAACAGTTTGAATCCAACATCGCTTATTCTACAAACGCAGACGTAGCAGGTGGCATGGGCGGTACTCCACCAGAAGGATTTGAAGGTATGACACCACCCGAGGGCATGGAAGGCATGACGCCGCCTGAAGGTTTCGAAGGAATGACACCTCCAGATGGAACAACACCTCCGACTCAGCCAGGTGCCGCAACTGGAAACGGTACAACAGATTCAACAACGGGTACAGACAGTACGCAGACACGCCCTGGCGGTAACTTTGGCGGCGGTGGAGGCGGAGGCATGGGCTCCATGGCTGCCGGATCACTGACGACATTTGCACTGAACCGTCTTGCGAATCTGCAAGAGCAACTTGGACGTGAGGTTACGCCTTTGCCTGAGACTTCGGAAGAGACAGGTTCGAATACTTCATCCGGAGCAACAGATACAACGATTACCGTAACACTTGATGGTAGATCGATTACATTCCCGGATCAGGACCCGCTGCAGCAAAGTGGCCGAGTAATGGTACCTGTTAACGCAATTCTCGAAGCACTGGGTGCAGAAGTGACGTGGGACAAGACGGCGAAGACGGTCACAGCTATTTTGAATAACCAGACCCTTGTACTCAAAATCGGAAGCAGCACGGCCACTGTAAATGGGGAGAAACTCGAAATTGATTCACCAGCCATCATTCAAAATAGTCGCACACTCGTGCCTGTACGTTTCATCTCAGAAGGACTGGGATTGACTGTGGATTGGGATCAAACCGCTGCACAAGTAAGCCTTACATCCAAATAA
- a CDS encoding NADP-dependent oxidoreductase, with amino-acid sequence MHTSTMKAIQVHQYGGPEKLQFEQEVHMPQPSAGEVLVRIQYAGAIPLDWKIRNGWLQNVFVKKLPYTPGTAMSGIVESVGEGVDTFQPGDRVFGNVNGSYAEYGMAPAQDLVHMPDDLSFEGAATIKGGAESAWKVLFTEGELEAGQTVLIHAAAGGVGQFAVQLAKWKGAHVIATASGANVDFVASLGADQVIDYKTALFEELVSHVDLVVDAVGGEIEDRSWGVLKPGGRLVSLTQLPSAEKAKQYGVTAKFNSKLPTSEDLYTVAQLIAEGSLRSEIDSIFPLSEANQAHAKSESRHGRGRILLDVRSV; translated from the coding sequence ATGCATACATCTACAATGAAAGCTATTCAAGTTCATCAATACGGTGGCCCAGAGAAATTACAGTTCGAACAGGAAGTTCATATGCCTCAGCCATCGGCCGGGGAAGTTCTGGTACGCATTCAGTATGCCGGAGCTATTCCGCTGGACTGGAAGATTCGCAACGGCTGGTTGCAGAACGTGTTTGTCAAAAAGCTGCCGTATACACCCGGAACGGCTATGTCTGGCATCGTTGAATCCGTGGGAGAAGGTGTCGATACCTTCCAGCCGGGAGATCGTGTTTTTGGTAATGTGAACGGAAGTTATGCTGAATATGGTATGGCTCCTGCTCAGGATTTGGTGCATATGCCAGACGACCTGAGTTTTGAGGGTGCTGCGACCATCAAAGGTGGAGCCGAATCGGCATGGAAGGTGCTATTCACCGAAGGTGAGCTGGAAGCCGGGCAAACGGTGCTGATCCACGCTGCTGCGGGCGGTGTCGGACAATTCGCGGTGCAGCTGGCCAAATGGAAAGGCGCTCATGTTATTGCTACTGCGTCTGGTGCCAATGTTGATTTTGTTGCTTCATTGGGTGCCGATCAAGTGATTGATTACAAGACAGCCTTGTTTGAAGAGCTGGTAAGCCATGTTGATCTGGTTGTTGACGCTGTTGGTGGAGAGATCGAAGACCGCTCATGGGGTGTTCTGAAACCTGGAGGCCGACTGGTATCGTTAACTCAACTGCCTTCTGCAGAAAAAGCAAAGCAGTATGGCGTTACCGCCAAGTTTAATTCTAAATTACCGACATCAGAAGATCTGTACACGGTCGCTCAGCTTATCGCTGAAGGCTCCCTCCGTTCAGAGATTGATTCCATCTTTCCTTTAAGTGAAGCGAATCAAGCGCATGCCAAAAGTGAGTCCAGACATGGACGTGGCCGAATTTTGCTGGATGTTCGCTCCGTATAA
- a CDS encoding methyl-accepting chemotaxis protein, which yields MRSMSIGTKISLIVISIFIVFSSAVAVSVILEMRQGITTFATEKAKRDLEMANHIITYKHPGDWAIKDGQLFKGDTALEGNFELVDEIGEASGDTVTIFRGDERVATNVMVDGERAVGTKVSAEVAQTVLQQGEKYFGEAVVVGQKYQTLYEPIKNASGEIIGIFYVGASQSLIDVIISSFLKTFIIVFLIAMLVAITLILLYVRRVRVRIERVSMAIKRAGTGDFTQPVVDDVQDEIGMLGTGYNEMRSNLQVIIQGGLQAAEKAEHSTGLLLKIADQTANESAQIASSVEQVAQGAESQTISTEENLQAMEEVAIGVQRMADKASSISESALYSRRQAETGGEAVQLTVQQMSTIESSVTTTDEVIRMLEGKSAQISQMVSTIHEIANQTNLLALNASIEAARAGEHGRGFAVVSTEVRKLAEQAGDSSDRIEELVQAMEQDMKQSLSAMSRVKDEVQEGLRLTKETEQNFSLIRDTNLRIATEIEDMAATSEEMSAGVEQIVASVHEIARHAQTASTNSLQAADSVHEQLKSVEQIKASAAILSDVSTELQTSLSPFKI from the coding sequence ATGCGAAGCATGAGCATAGGTACCAAAATCAGTTTGATCGTTATCAGTATATTTATCGTCTTCTCTTCAGCCGTGGCGGTAAGTGTAATTCTGGAGATGAGACAGGGGATTACGACATTTGCTACAGAGAAGGCGAAGCGAGATCTGGAGATGGCGAATCATATCATTACATATAAGCATCCAGGAGATTGGGCTATTAAGGACGGACAATTATTCAAAGGAGATACTGCGCTGGAAGGCAACTTTGAACTTGTGGATGAGATTGGAGAAGCATCCGGGGACACGGTGACGATCTTCCGAGGGGACGAACGTGTCGCTACGAATGTCATGGTGGACGGGGAGCGAGCTGTCGGCACGAAGGTATCGGCAGAGGTCGCCCAGACCGTTTTGCAGCAAGGAGAAAAATACTTCGGTGAAGCGGTGGTTGTGGGTCAGAAATATCAGACGCTCTATGAGCCAATCAAGAACGCGTCCGGAGAGATTATCGGGATTTTCTATGTAGGTGCTTCTCAATCGTTAATTGATGTGATTATCTCTTCGTTCCTCAAGACTTTCATAATCGTATTCCTGATCGCGATGTTGGTCGCGATTACCCTGATCCTGTTGTACGTTCGCAGGGTGAGAGTAAGAATCGAACGGGTATCCATGGCGATTAAACGTGCGGGGACGGGCGACTTCACACAGCCGGTTGTGGACGACGTCCAAGACGAAATTGGCATGCTGGGCACGGGATATAATGAGATGAGAAGCAATCTGCAGGTCATCATTCAGGGTGGACTTCAGGCTGCGGAGAAAGCAGAGCATTCGACTGGACTGCTACTGAAGATTGCGGACCAAACGGCCAATGAATCGGCGCAGATTGCATCCTCCGTTGAACAAGTCGCACAGGGAGCCGAGAGTCAGACGATCAGTACGGAAGAAAATCTGCAGGCCATGGAAGAAGTGGCGATAGGTGTACAACGTATGGCAGATAAGGCCTCCAGTATTTCGGAATCTGCATTGTATTCACGCAGGCAGGCAGAAACTGGAGGGGAAGCGGTGCAACTGACCGTTCAGCAGATGTCTACAATCGAATCCTCCGTTACCACAACGGATGAGGTCATTCGTATGCTGGAAGGGAAGTCGGCCCAGATTAGCCAGATGGTTTCTACCATTCATGAGATCGCGAATCAAACGAATCTGCTTGCCCTCAATGCATCCATTGAAGCGGCAAGAGCGGGGGAGCATGGCAGAGGATTTGCCGTGGTATCTACCGAGGTTCGTAAGCTGGCCGAACAAGCTGGAGATTCTTCAGATCGCATTGAAGAACTGGTTCAAGCCATGGAACAAGATATGAAGCAATCGCTATCGGCCATGTCAAGAGTGAAGGACGAAGTGCAAGAAGGACTGCGTTTGACCAAGGAAACGGAACAGAACTTCAGCCTGATTCGGGATACAAACCTGCGTATTGCTACAGAGATTGAGGACATGGCTGCAACGAGTGAAGAGATGTCCGCAGGTGTGGAGCAGATTGTGGCTTCCGTACATGAGATCGCTCGGCATGCGCAGACGGCTAGTACCAATTCACTACAGGCAGCGGATTCTGTTCACGAACAGCTCAAGTCGGTAGAGCAGATCAAGGCATCTGCAGCTATTTTGTCCGATGTGTCCACAGAGCTGCAGACCTCACTTAGTCCGTTTAAGATTTAA
- a CDS encoding Vat family streptogramin A O-acetyltransferase — protein sequence MAPDKTKLFPNENIRTVCYIQNLPPRSNVDIGDYTYYSDNTNPPEQFYDRIQHHYDFIGDRLVIGKFCAIAEGVTFMMNGANHRMEGMTTYPFNIFGGGWERVTPTLEQLPYKGDTVLGNDVWLGQNVTIMPGVTIGDGAIVASNSTVVKDIEPYTIVGGNPAKNVKKRFDEETIALLLELKWWDQDEEWLDTHLERLVSTYDLQTLRELLNSK from the coding sequence ATGGCCCCTGATAAAACAAAACTTTTCCCGAACGAGAATATCCGTACGGTATGTTACATTCAAAATCTGCCGCCGCGTTCCAACGTGGATATCGGTGATTATACGTACTATAGCGATAACACGAATCCGCCAGAGCAATTCTATGACCGGATACAGCATCATTATGACTTTATTGGTGATCGCCTGGTGATCGGCAAATTCTGTGCAATTGCGGAAGGTGTGACATTCATGATGAATGGCGCGAATCATCGGATGGAGGGCATGACGACGTATCCGTTCAACATTTTTGGTGGAGGATGGGAGCGCGTGACACCTACACTGGAGCAGCTTCCATATAAGGGGGATACGGTACTGGGGAACGATGTATGGCTCGGGCAAAATGTGACGATCATGCCTGGTGTCACGATCGGAGACGGTGCCATTGTTGCTTCCAATTCAACCGTTGTGAAGGACATTGAACCCTATACGATTGTTGGTGGTAATCCAGCCAAGAATGTTAAAAAGCGCTTTGATGAAGAAACAATTGCGTTGCTGCTGGAATTGAAGTGGTGGGATCAGGATGAGGAATGGCTGGATACCCATCTGGAACGTCTTGTCTCTACATATGATTTACAGACACTGCGCGAACTTCTGAACAGCAAGTAG
- a CDS encoding HU family DNA-binding protein — protein MDKEQLITEVAKAGGFSKKNAEKAVTVVLDSILEALKEGKEVQLVGFGKFEVQKREARTGRSRRTGKEIQLPAGKVPVFTAGLSMKEALN, from the coding sequence ATGGATAAAGAACAATTGATCACAGAAGTAGCTAAGGCTGGCGGTTTCTCCAAGAAGAATGCTGAAAAAGCTGTAACCGTTGTATTGGACTCGATTCTCGAAGCTCTCAAAGAAGGTAAAGAAGTTCAACTGGTTGGATTCGGGAAATTTGAAGTACAAAAGCGTGAGGCAAGAACGGGAAGAAGTCGGAGAACAGGCAAAGAAATTCAACTACCTGCAGGTAAAGTTCCTGTATTCACAGCAGGCTTAAGCATGAAAGAAGCTTTAAATTAA
- a CDS encoding cold-shock protein has translation MQTGTVKWFNADKGFGFIETEEGTDVFVHFSAIQGEGYKSLDEGQRVQFEVTQGNRGPQAENVTKL, from the coding sequence ATGCAAACAGGTACAGTTAAATGGTTCAACGCGGATAAAGGATTCGGCTTTATCGAAACTGAAGAAGGAACAGACGTATTCGTTCATTTCAGTGCAATTCAAGGTGAAGGTTACAAATCTTTGGACGAAGGTCAACGCGTTCAATTTGAAGTAACTCAAGGCAACCGTGGACCACAAGCTGAGAACGTTACTAAACTTTAA
- a CDS encoding tyrosine-type recombinase/integrase, translating into MNQSSGISVQREPTVEEFVHMLASEGDLHPKTVKEYASDLKHFIEWYKESTMLSEEFTLRIEDVDTPTLVNYREDAHKVMLLKPATINRRLITLKRFFKWAVLEARLSHDPSKVLKFIPEDKVSPRRMTSEEEQAFIMAVEYGNSLRDQTILTLMFHTGLRTMEVCNLTPYDIELGRRSGHLTVRADKRNGQRKIPLNVQCVVILNQYLSGLDTDSSYLFPSEKTNDRLTERALRHLIKKVMIAAGLEGLSSHDLRHRFGYAMAEHTPLHRLAEMMGHTNPDTTMIYVKALSTNHR; encoded by the coding sequence ATGAATCAGTCATCAGGGATTTCGGTGCAGCGGGAACCGACGGTAGAGGAATTCGTACATATGCTTGCCAGTGAGGGCGATTTGCATCCCAAAACCGTGAAGGAATACGCAAGTGATCTGAAGCATTTTATCGAATGGTACAAGGAAAGCACCATGCTCAGCGAAGAGTTCACACTGCGAATCGAAGACGTGGATACCCCCACTTTAGTCAATTATCGTGAAGATGCACACAAAGTTATGCTATTGAAGCCGGCCACCATTAACCGGAGATTGATTACATTGAAGCGTTTTTTCAAATGGGCTGTCTTGGAAGCCAGGCTCAGTCATGATCCTTCCAAAGTATTAAAATTCATTCCGGAAGATAAAGTCAGCCCGCGCCGAATGACATCCGAAGAAGAACAAGCGTTCATCATGGCAGTGGAGTACGGCAACTCCCTTCGTGATCAGACCATCCTGACCCTTATGTTTCACACAGGCTTGCGCACAATGGAGGTATGTAACCTCACGCCTTATGATATCGAACTTGGTAGACGAAGTGGTCACCTGACAGTAAGAGCCGACAAACGCAACGGGCAGCGAAAGATTCCTTTGAATGTGCAATGTGTTGTCATATTGAATCAGTACTTATCTGGTCTGGATACGGATAGTTCTTACCTTTTTCCTTCAGAGAAGACGAATGATCGTTTAACGGAGAGAGCGCTGCGCCACCTCATCAAAAAGGTAATGATTGCAGCAGGGCTAGAAGGACTGAGTTCACACGATCTGCGCCATCGTTTTGGCTACGCCATGGCAGAACATACGCCGCTGCACCGTTTGGCGGAAATGATGGGACATACCAATCCGGATACCACAATGATTTATGTTAAAGCATTGAGTACGAATCATCGTTGA